The Acinetobacter pittii genome contains a region encoding:
- a CDS encoding amino acid permease has protein sequence MTTARHSDTENSPDHLQRKLSNRHLQLIAIGGAIGTGLFMGSGKTISLAGPSILLIYMIIGGMFFFLMRAMGELLLANLHYKSFVDMAHDLIGPWAGYYLGWTYWLGWVLVGIADLSAVINYLGFWLPDGASFSPIQQAMISAGCVLFVMGLNLLTVRLFGEIEFWFALIKILAIIGLIGVGGYMIFSHFQAPQGAVASISNVWSHGGLFPKGTEGFLAGFQIAVFAFVGVELVGTTAAETKDPQKNLPKAINAIPVRIILFYVLALFIVMSVTPWDHIRADKSPFVELFLNAGIPVSAIIMNLVVLSSVMSSMNSGVFSTSRMLFGLSKDGQAPGAFGRLSKRAVPSNGLIFSCTFIMGGAVLQYFVPNTMEAFTLASSLCVILFISVWSLIMVCYLRYRKLRPELHEKSTFKMPGGVWMSYVVLAFMLFTLVILALEPDTLKALYVSPVWLVILGVTYHVLYKPRMKKLGRELVNDH, from the coding sequence ATGACAACGGCTCGTCATTCAGATACAGAAAATTCTCCTGATCATCTGCAACGAAAACTGTCTAACCGTCATTTACAACTTATTGCTATTGGCGGTGCAATTGGAACTGGCCTATTTATGGGTTCAGGTAAAACCATCTCCCTCGCAGGTCCTTCAATCCTTTTGATCTATATGATTATTGGAGGAATGTTCTTTTTCTTAATGCGTGCAATGGGCGAGTTGCTCCTTGCAAATCTGCATTATAAATCTTTTGTTGATATGGCTCATGACCTGATTGGTCCTTGGGCTGGTTATTATTTGGGCTGGACTTATTGGTTAGGTTGGGTGCTGGTGGGTATTGCGGACCTTTCAGCAGTCATTAACTATTTAGGTTTCTGGCTGCCTGACGGTGCAAGTTTCTCACCAATACAGCAAGCCATGATTAGCGCAGGTTGTGTGTTGTTTGTGATGGGTCTTAACCTCCTAACAGTACGCCTATTTGGTGAAATTGAATTCTGGTTTGCTCTTATTAAGATCTTGGCGATTATTGGTCTGATCGGAGTGGGCGGCTACATGATTTTCAGCCATTTCCAAGCTCCGCAAGGCGCTGTCGCAAGCATCAGTAATGTTTGGTCACATGGCGGTTTATTCCCGAAAGGTACAGAAGGCTTCTTGGCAGGATTCCAGATTGCTGTATTTGCTTTTGTCGGGGTGGAACTTGTAGGTACAACGGCTGCTGAAACCAAAGATCCACAGAAAAACTTACCGAAAGCGATTAATGCGATTCCAGTACGTATTATTTTGTTCTATGTGTTGGCACTGTTTATTGTGATGTCAGTAACACCGTGGGACCATATTCGTGCAGACAAAAGTCCGTTTGTTGAGTTGTTCTTAAATGCAGGTATTCCTGTTTCTGCAATCATCATGAACTTAGTTGTACTTTCTTCGGTGATGTCTTCAATGAACAGCGGCGTGTTTTCAACTAGCCGTATGTTGTTTGGTTTATCAAAAGATGGTCAGGCACCTGGTGCATTTGGTCGTTTATCAAAACGCGCAGTTCCTTCAAATGGTTTGATTTTCTCTTGTACGTTTATCATGGGCGGAGCGGTGCTTCAGTACTTTGTTCCAAACACAATGGAAGCATTTACTTTAGCAAGTTCACTCTGTGTGATTCTATTCATTAGTGTCTGGAGTCTTATCATGGTGTGCTATTTACGCTATCGTAAATTACGTCCTGAATTACATGAAAAATCTACTTTTAAAATGCCAGGTGGCGTTTGGATGAGTTATGTTGTTTTGGCATTCATGCTTTTCACTTTGGTGATCTTGGCATTAGAGCCAGATACATTGAAAGCTTTATATGTCAGTCCAGTATGGCTGGTTATTTTAGGTGTTACCTATCATGTGTTGTATAAACCACGTATGAAAAAACTAGGACGTGAACTCGTCAACGATCATTAA
- a CDS encoding RidA family protein — translation MSNSDIQKINTNEVMSAVTVFNKVVYLSGQVPKNTEQDVAGQTREILATIDELLALANTDKSRLLSAQLYLKNLSDFSTVNAIWVDWLKGCVAPSRATIQADLVNPDWLIEIAVTAAQK, via the coding sequence ATGTCTAATTCAGATATACAAAAGATTAACACTAACGAAGTCATGAGCGCCGTGACTGTTTTTAACAAAGTAGTTTATCTGTCAGGGCAGGTACCTAAAAATACCGAGCAAGACGTGGCAGGCCAAACTCGTGAAATTCTTGCAACGATTGATGAACTTTTGGCATTAGCCAATACCGACAAATCTCGTTTGCTCTCTGCACAGCTCTATTTGAAAAATCTTTCTGACTTTTCAACCGTAAATGCAATTTGGGTTGACTGGTTAAAAGGGTGTGTTGCTCCATCGCGTGCCACAATTCAAGCCGATTTGGTAAATCCGGATTGGTTAATTGAAATTGCCGTGACGGCAGCACAAAAGTAA
- the alr gene encoding alanine racemase, translating to MPRPITAVIHRQALQNNLAVVRKAMPNSKVFAVVKANAYGHGIERVYEAFKAADGFALLDLDEAKRIRALGWAGPILLLEGIFSPQDLFDCVQYQLSFTIHSEAQIEWVEKHPYPAQFDVCLKMNSGMNRLGFKPQHYVQAWERLNNLANVSKITHMMHFSDADGERFGQQGIDYQITAFEEIVKDLPGERSVSNSAAILRYQDQLKSDYARSGIMLYGSSPDYPTHSIADWGLQPTMSLRSEIISVQHLEPNESVGYGSNFVAEQPMTIGIVACGYADGYQRISPTGTPVLVDSVRTRTIGRVSMDMLAVDLTGIDSAKVGSEVVLWGQSSPGVVLPIDDVAVSSGTVGYELMCAVTARVQFINQV from the coding sequence ATGCCTCGTCCTATTACCGCAGTCATCCACCGTCAAGCCTTACAAAATAACTTGGCAGTGGTACGCAAGGCTATGCCAAACAGTAAGGTCTTTGCCGTTGTAAAAGCTAATGCTTATGGACACGGAATTGAACGTGTTTATGAAGCGTTTAAAGCAGCAGATGGCTTTGCCTTACTTGATCTTGATGAAGCAAAACGCATTCGTGCTTTAGGTTGGGCAGGTCCAATTTTATTGCTCGAAGGAATTTTCTCTCCTCAAGATTTATTTGATTGTGTGCAATATCAACTCAGTTTCACCATTCATAGTGAAGCGCAAATCGAGTGGGTAGAAAAGCATCCTTATCCTGCTCAATTTGATGTTTGCCTAAAAATGAACAGTGGTATGAACCGTCTTGGTTTTAAACCACAGCACTATGTTCAGGCTTGGGAACGTTTAAATAACTTGGCGAACGTGTCCAAGATTACGCACATGATGCATTTTTCAGATGCAGATGGCGAGCGTTTCGGACAGCAAGGTATTGATTATCAAATTACTGCCTTTGAAGAAATTGTGAAGGATTTACCGGGTGAAAGATCGGTAAGTAATAGTGCGGCAATTCTGCGCTATCAAGATCAGCTCAAATCAGATTATGCCCGTAGTGGCATCATGCTTTATGGCAGCTCGCCAGACTACCCAACGCATAGTATTGCGGATTGGGGCTTACAACCGACCATGAGCTTACGCAGTGAAATTATTTCCGTTCAGCATTTAGAGCCGAATGAAAGCGTGGGTTATGGCTCAAACTTTGTCGCAGAGCAGCCCATGACGATTGGAATTGTCGCTTGTGGCTATGCTGATGGTTATCAACGTATTTCACCAACAGGTACGCCTGTTTTAGTGGACTCAGTCCGCACTCGCACAATTGGTCGTGTCAGCATGGATATGTTGGCAGTCGATTTAACGGGCATTGACAGTGCCAAAGTTGGTAGCGAAGTGGTGCTCTGGGGCCAATCAAGTCCAGGCGTCGTTTTACCTATTGATGATGTCGCTGTTTCATCCGGTACGGTGGGCTATGAACTGATGTGTGCTGTCACCGCCCGTGTTCAATTTATTAATCAGGTATAA